The sequence TTTGGGCATGGTTGTGAGATTGACTTTTATATTGATTTTACCAAGCATGGCAACAATTGCTTCTGCAATTTTTTCATCATTAACATATCTGTTATTCGGTGCAATCATACTCAATTCAAAACCGTCTTCATAACCGGCTTCTTTCATCAGTTTTTTTGCTTTTTCCAAATCATATCTTGGCTTCAGCTCAGGTACGTGGCCGAGAAAGCCTTTCGGGGACTGTTGCCCGGCTGCAGTTGCTTTTCCTTTCATGAGTATTTTTGCAATGCCCGGGTTATTGATTGCATGTACAATTGCCTGGCGTACTTTTGTGTTCTTCAGTTCCTCTTTGCGTTCCTGATTCATCTGGAACGTGATGATTCTACTGCCGGGCATTGTTACCAATTTTACACCGTTCGTACTATCAATTCTGGCATAATCCTGGGGAGGAACAGGCATGATAAAGTCTACATCCCCTGATAACAGTGCAGCTACTCTTGTGGCATCCTTTTTGATAGGGGTTAAAACAATTTTGTCCACGTTGCCGGGGGATTTTTTATCCCAATAATAGCCGGTGGCTTCCAAAATCATCTTTACTCCCTGCTCACGATATGTGACCTTGTACTTACCGGTTCCTGATTCATGGGAATTTGCAAAAGATGCGCCCACTTTTACAATGGCATCCTTTGGTTTGCCGTTTTCATCCACACCGGAATAAAAGTCTTTATCCATGGGAAAGATGTATGTAGCCATATTCAGCAACAACGGATAAGGTTTTTTGGTAATAATATCCACCGTGTATTTATCCACCGCCTTTGCACCTTTAAACGGTTCAAAAAGACCTTTGAAGTCAGGGCTTCTTTTTAATCTGTCCAGTGTCCAGACCACATCTTCAGCGGTGAACTCGTTACCGCTGTGAAATTTCACTCCTTCTCTTAGGTAAAATCTCATTGTCGTATCATTGAGTCTTTCCCACTTTTTTGCCAATCTGGGTTCAAAAGTCATATCCTGAGTCCATCTGACAAGTGGATCGAAGACCATATGGGAATATTGAAGCATTCCCCCTGAAAGCTGGGAGTGCGGATCCAGAGAAACGGGATCAGCATCCATGGCAAGCTCAAGTGTTTTGGCGTTTGCACTTAGTGCAAATATGCCGGTGATGAAAAAAACTGATAAAAAGGTAAAAAGCTTCTTCATAAAATCCTCCTGTAAAATTTGCCTGAACAAAAATAAGCTAAACTTAAATTTTGCTTTATTAGCAATTACATACAGATAAGAAAAATTTTATAACGTGTCAATATATTTATTAAGGTTTAATAATTGTGTTAATTTTTATGTTTTATTGTGTATGAAATGGTTTGGTAACAAAAAATAAAATAAATTTGCTTGCAAAATGCGAGTATTTTTGCCAACAATAATTAAGTATCAGATTGTTTTAAGGTGGTGACGTATGGAGATGATTGATCCTTTTGTGGCACTTGAAACAGTTTTAAGGGAATCTGAAACAAAAGGTTCCGAAATAGTAAGTGTTTTTGATTCACTTAACAGAGTAGTTGCAAAAAAAGTTCAGTCAGGCAGAAATCTCCCTCCAAAGGATAATTCAGCTATGGATGGTTTTGCTGTTCGGCATGAGGATATAGACACAATTCCCGCTGCAGTTAAAATCAAGGGGCTTATAAAAGCGGGGGATAACATAGATTCCCTTAAAATTGATAAGGGTGAATGTTACAGAATCATGACCGGAGCTTTTGTTCCTGAAGGTGCGGATACAGTCGTTGAGTTGGAAGCAACAGAAGAAGAGGGAAACAGTAAAGTAAAAATTGTCAAAGAGAAAAAACGGGGAGCCAATATAAGAAAGAGGGGAGAGGATATAGGCAAAGGCGATCTGATTGATATGTCAGGCTATCCCGTAAATGCATACAGGCAGTCCAGGCTGATTTCCGTTGGTACCACTGTATTGCCGGTTTACAGAAAACCAAAAGTAGCCATTATTGCAACAGGTGATGAGTTAGAGTATCCTTCGGCCGGTGTTAATGAAGATAAAATTATAGATTCGAATTCATTTTTTATCAAATCCACATTGGATAATATGGGAATAGATGCCCAATACATCGGAATATCCAAAGATAACGTGGAGGATCTGATTGATATATTTTCCGGTTTGGAAAATTATGATGTGATCGTTACTTCAGCCGGCATATCTTTCGGTGATTATGATGTTATGACCAATGCCGCCGAAAAACTGGGGATCAACTGGCTGTTTACAACTGTTAATCAAAAGCCGGGCAAACCTTTTTCATTCGGAAAAAGGGATGGCTCTCTTATATTTTCACTTCCGGGCAATCCCGTAAGCTCTGCTTTCTGTACTTATTTTTATCTTCAGCCTGCTTTGCGCAAGATGATGGGGTATAAAATGTATCACAATAAGCAAATTACAGCCGAGCTGAATGGAAAATTTCACAAACGTAATGAGCGTGTTCATTTTAACAGGGTAAATATTGTGTATGACGATAATCGTTTTTTTGCTGTTCCTTACGATTCCCAGGGCTCTCATCTTATTTCCTCTTTGGTTGTGTCAAACGGTTTCGCAGTCATTGATGCTGATAAAACAGGAGAAATACCATCCGGAAAACAGCTGAAAGTGTATGTGTATGATTTCGAATCCATCTTTTAAAGAATATTTAGTATATGAAGATGAAAGTATAGTTGTGCTGGACAAACCCCATGGCCTGCTGGTAACGGAAGATAGGTATGATAAAAATATTCCTTACTTGAAGAAAATACTTTCTGAATATTACGGAAATATCTATGTTGTCCACAGACTTGATAAAGGCACCGGAGGACTCCTGGTTTTTGCCAAAAATAAGGATGCCCACCGATTTTTGTGTTCAGCTTTTGAAAAAGCAGAGGTACGTAAAGAGTATCTTTGTATTGTCAGGGGGAAATTTGAATATGCTGTGACCTGTATGCTTCCATTATCGGCAAGAGCTCAGCGGGGTAAGTATAAAATCAATTTTAAAAGTGGCAGGAAAGCTGTTACATCCTTTTATCCGGTAAGAATCGGGGAAAAATCCAGCCTGGTGAAAGCGGAATTGCATACCGGCAGGACGCATCAGGTCAGAATACATTTAAAAGCACTGGCACATCCCCTCTTTCAGGATTTTTTGTATAATGAAAAGATAGAGGATAAAAGGTTGACTCTCTATTGCAGCAATATTTCGTTTAAACATCCTTTAAGAGGAGTTACAATGCATTTTGAAAGACCTTTGAGCAGTTTCATGCAGGGTATAAGTGAGAGATATTTAAATAATTCTGAATTAAAGGTTAAGACATTTGAATAATGCATTCTTATAAATTTCACCACCCCTTAATCCCCTCCTAACTCTTTGATAGGAGGGGAGATAAAGCTCTTTCCCTAAATTAGGAGAGGCTGGGTGGGGTACTTATTCAAAACTCTAAGGTTTGCTATTGAGTTAGCTTTGAAATAAATACTTGTTAACTGCAGCTGAAACTATTTTTGTGATTTATTGTGGCAGTTCTGACACGTTTCAAGCGGGGCATGATAGCCGTCTTTGGGCCACTGGTCATGGCATTCAAAACAATTTTCTCCGCAGCCTTCATCCCCGCGGGGCATATTTAAAAGTGAATCTGCAGACAGATCAGGTTTTTTTTCGGCGGGGTCGTGACAATCGATACATGTTTTAAGGGATTTGTGTTCCTCTGAATTTTTAAGTTCCGCATGGCAACTCATGCAGTCACCGGCGCATCCGGCATAAGCCTTATTGCCAACAACTCCAAAAACTACAATTCCCAGATATATTGCTGCACAGAGTCCAATAAAAGCGAGCCTTTTTGTGAAAGACATATGTTATCTCCATTTACAGTTAATAAGTTTTCATCAATAAGAAGCTGTATTTCGTTTATAAATACGGAAAAATTTTTATCGTATTTTTTTGCAATAAAATCAAGATTAATTCCTTCTGATTTTCTTAAACCAAAGATGATATCTTCTTTAAACATTTCCTCTTCTGAAATATGATTGACTTCCTTGCTGAAAGTTCCCGAGAGATATGTGTTTAGATCGGCCGGGTTTGAATAGCGGATTCTGCAGCCGTTTTCATTATAGAGCATGGAATGGGCCGCAGCCCCAAGGCCAACATATTCATTCATGTCCCAGTAAAGGAGATTGTGTCTGGAATGATACCTCTGTCTGCTGTAATTGGATATCTCATACTGGGTGTAACCGTTTCGTGAAAGTGTATCTTTTACCAGCATGTATTCCTCTTCAGAGTCTTTGGATTCTATATTTTTAAAATAATCGGTATCGGTGGAGAAAGAGTATGCGGAAATATGTTCCGGCTGAAGTTTTTTTAAATAATGCAGTGAATTTTCTGTGTTTTGTCTGGAAATACCGGGAATGTCAAAAATAATATCAAGGTTTATTGCAATATGATCGCTGAAACTCTTTATCATTTCATAAGATTTCAGTATGTCATCTTTTTTATGAATTCTTCCCAGGTATTGAAGTATGTAATCATCAAAAGATTGTGCACCGAGACTTATTCTGTTAAGACCATACTCTCTCAACACCTGCAATTGTTCAAAAGTAAAAGATTCCGGGTTAACTTCAAAGGTAAATTCGGTATTTTTATATTTAACAATTTTGAACAATTCACTGAAAAGCTTGCCCAGCATTGTTGGATCTATTATACTGGGAGTGCCGCCGCCTATATAGAGTGTATCGAAGTTTTTGGTTTGAATTTCAGAAGCTTCTTTTATAAGTGAGTCAATGTATTGTGAAATATAACCGTTATAGTTTGACAGGGAATAAAAACCGCAATATTTACACTTGCTTTTGCAAAATGGGATATGTATATATAAGCCTCGCATGCAATCAATAATTACAACAGTTTATGAAATATGCAAGAGAATTTTTCTAGGAGCAAATTTTGGGTAATCTAAAGCGTTTATGGGTTTACTTTAAACCCTATAAATGGCTGATTTTGTTATCTGTCGTAGCATCGATTTTTGTAGCAGCTACCAGCGGTGCAACAGCCTATATAGTAAAGCCAACTTTGGATAAAATTTTTATTAATGAAAACAGAACAGGCTTAGTACTGATGCCTTTTATTATAGTTATTATTTATTTTATAAGAGGAATTTTCAGATTTATTCAAACATTCAGTTTGAAATATATTGGACAAAGGGTCATTCAGAGTCTCAGAAATGATTTGTATGTAAAGATAGTGAAGTTACCGTTGAAATTTTTCAATGAAAATTCAACAGGAATACTGATGTCACGTATCACAAACGATGTAAATATGATGCAATCATCCATCCCCGCATTTGTCAATATTATCAGGGATTCTTTCACAATTGTAGGTCTCGCCTGTGTATTAGTGTATCAAGATTATATTATGGCAGTCTCTGCTTTTGTTGTTTTGCCTTTTATTGGCATAATTATTGTAAAAGTAGGTAAGAAGGCTAAGAAATATACAAAGAAAGGTCAGGAAAGGATGGGGGATTTAAATTCTGCTCTTCAGGAGACTTTTACAGGGGTTCGAGTAGTAAAATCATTTGTTGCAGAGAACAAAGAAGTTGATAAATTTGAAGGGCATAATGAAAGGTTTGCGAAATATCAAATAAAAAAAGCATTTGTATCTGCGTTAAGTTCACCCTTTCTTGAGCTTATTGGGGCACTAGGTTTAGCAGTTATTATTTACTACGGAGGATTAAAGGTTATTAACGGTGTGTCGACACCGGGGACTTTTTTTTCATTTATGACTGCACTAATTATGATGTATGAACCTTTTAAGAAAATAAATGAATCAAATCAAAAAATACAGTCAGCTATTGGGGCAGCAGACCGTGTTTATGAAGTGCTGGATACCTATAATGAAATATTGTCTAAAGATGGATTTATGGAGTGTAACGCTAGAAATAAAAAAATTTCTTTTAATAATGTATTTTTTAAATATTCGAAAAATGATGAGTATGTTCTTAAAGACATTAATGTGGAATTTCCTTTTTGTACTACAAATGCCTTAGTCGGAGCAAGTGGAGCTGGTAAAAGTACTTTTGTTAATCTTATACCAAGGTTTTATGATGTAAGTGAAGGTTCAATAAAGATAGGTGATGTGGATATAAAAGATTTTAAAGTGTATTCACTCAGGAAAAATATCGGTATTGTATCTCAGGATGCTTTTTTGTTTAATGACAGTGTTAACAATAATATAGCTTACGGTACAGGTGATGTGAGCCAGCAGGAAATTATTAATGCTGCCAAGGCGGCGTTCGCACATGAATTTATAACTGATTTGCCTGAAGGATATGAGACGATAATAGGTGAAAGAGGTGTCAGGCTTTCCGGCGGCCAAAAACAAAGGATTACCATAGCAAGAGCTATACTTATGAATCCGCCTATTTTGATATTGGATGAAGCAACAAGTGCTTTGGATACAGAATCAGAAAAAATTGTTCAAAGGGCTCTTGAAAATCTTATGCAGGATAGGACAAGTTTTGTTATTGCGCACAGATTATCGACGGTGATAAATGCCGATAAAATAGTGGTTTTGGATAAAGGCGAAATAGCTGATACGGGAAAACATTCGGAACTTCTGGAAACTTCTGAAATCTATAAAACACTTTACAGAATGCAATTTAAGGATAATGAGGTATGAAAGTACTGCATATAGATACAGGTTCTGAATGGAGGGGCGGGCAGCGTCAGGCCTTGCTTCTGCATGAGGGTTTGCTGGAGAATGGTGTCGAAAGCTACCTGTCTGGAAATGAGTCAGGAAAACTGATGAAAAAATGTAAGAAAAACTGCCTGCCTTATACATATAAAGGAGAGATTAACCCAATCAGCGTTATCAATCTGAAAAAGATTATAAAGTATGTAAAACCTGATATTGTGCACTCCCATGATGCTCATTCACTCACCCCTCCATTAATATTAAAATATTTAGGTTTTGAATATAAACTGGTTCATACCCGCAGAGTGGATTTTCATATCAAAAATAGTTTGATGAGCAGATGGAAGTACAATAATAAAAATATCGATTCTTTGGTTGCAATATCAGATGCTGTAAAAAATATTCTTATCAGTGACGGGATAAAAAGACCTGTTGAGAAGATTTACAGCGGATTAGACAGAAATTTTGTTGTTAAGTTCTCAGATAATAAGAAAAATGATTTAAGAAGAAAGCTGGATATAAATCCCGGAGATTTTGTAATAGGCAGTGTTGGAAATTTTGTTCCGCATAAGGATTTTGAAACACTAATCAGAGCTTTTAAATTGATTTATGATGAAAAAAAGAATGTTAAGCTTTTGCTTGTTGGAGATGGAGAACTGTTAAATGATATGAAAAAATTGTCCGAAAAGCTTAATATATCCGCCAGTGTTATTTTTACAGGTTATGCGGAGAATGTTGGTGAACTGATGAATATTATGGATTTATATGCCGCCACTTCCCAGGAAGAAGGTCTCAATACCTCTGTGATTGAGGCAATGATGCACGGCTTACCTGTTGTTGCTACAAAAGCAGGTGGATTACCGGAGCTGGTGAAAGATAATTATAACGGCTATCTGTGTAATGTTAAAGATTACAAAGGCGTAGCGGATAAGTCCGTTATTCTTTTAAATAATAAGGAAAAGATGCAGCGGTTTTCCTTAAATTCTCTCGAAATTTCTGAAGAATATGGTGATAAGAACATGAATGAAAAATATAAGAATCTTTATCAGAAGATTTTAAGTGTTTAACAAAAAATCATATTAACTTTTTTTTCAACTTTTCCTCAAGGTATTTTTTAGAAAAATATACTTTAATAGAAAAATTCTTAATTAATTCTTTCATACTCTCTAAATTCAAATAATAACTGTCATGCTTATCAATCACCTTATAATAGGCCTTTTTATTTAAAATTTTTTCAAAGGCATTTACTATTTCAAAAATGCTGTATCTATAAGGGTTAGCAAAGTTGATAACCTGCCGGGGTGGCATCTTATAAATAAATTGTGTTGTGAGCAATCTGACATCGCTAACTTCAATAACATATCTAAAACCATTTTTGTAAATGAAAAACGATTCTTCGTTGATTATTTTGTGATATAGAAAATTAAATAAAGTGTTGTGCTCTTTGAAAATATTGCCTATTAGCTGGGGCAGTCTTATGATGTAATAATTGTCCGATTTTGTTCTTATTATACTTTCCATATTTTGTTTGTGGAGATAGTATTCATTTAAAGGGTAATCTTTTGCAGACAGGACACAGCTGCTGAAATATACAAATTTTTTATTTTCTGATAGTTCAAGGTTTTTTTTAAGTAATTTTTCTTCTCGAATAAACTCATTTTTATCTTTGCATTTTGAATTGGCAACA comes from Flexistipes sp. and encodes:
- a CDS encoding ABC transporter substrate-binding protein, translated to MKKLFTFLSVFFITGIFALSANAKTLELAMDADPVSLDPHSQLSGGMLQYSHMVFDPLVRWTQDMTFEPRLAKKWERLNDTTMRFYLREGVKFHSGNEFTAEDVVWTLDRLKRSPDFKGLFEPFKGAKAVDKYTVDIITKKPYPLLLNMATYIFPMDKDFYSGVDENGKPKDAIVKVGASFANSHESGTGKYKVTYREQGVKMILEATGYYWDKKSPGNVDKIVLTPIKKDATRVAALLSGDVDFIMPVPPQDYARIDSTNGVKLVTMPGSRIITFQMNQERKEELKNTKVRQAIVHAINNPGIAKILMKGKATAAGQQSPKGFLGHVPELKPRYDLEKAKKLMKEAGYEDGFELSMIAPNNRYVNDEKIAEAIVAMLGKINIKVNLTTMPKAQYWAEFDKQVADMQMIGWHPDTEDSANYFEFLLMCPSKKTGYGQYNSGNYCNPKVDKLILASQSETDTKKRAKLLKEAARIVYKDAAYVPLHWQHLSWAGKDNLQIKPIVNVMNFPYFSDLVIK
- a CDS encoding molybdopterin molybdotransferase MoeA, with the translated sequence MEMIDPFVALETVLRESETKGSEIVSVFDSLNRVVAKKVQSGRNLPPKDNSAMDGFAVRHEDIDTIPAAVKIKGLIKAGDNIDSLKIDKGECYRIMTGAFVPEGADTVVELEATEEEGNSKVKIVKEKKRGANIRKRGEDIGKGDLIDMSGYPVNAYRQSRLISVGTTVLPVYRKPKVAIIATGDELEYPSAGVNEDKIIDSNSFFIKSTLDNMGIDAQYIGISKDNVEDLIDIFSGLENYDVIVTSAGISFGDYDVMTNAAEKLGINWLFTTVNQKPGKPFSFGKRDGSLIFSLPGNPVSSAFCTYFYLQPALRKMMGYKMYHNKQITAELNGKFHKRNERVHFNRVNIVYDDNRFFAVPYDSQGSHLISSLVVSNGFAVIDADKTGEIPSGKQLKVYVYDFESIF
- a CDS encoding RluA family pseudouridine synthase; the encoded protein is MISNPSFKEYLVYEDESIVVLDKPHGLLVTEDRYDKNIPYLKKILSEYYGNIYVVHRLDKGTGGLLVFAKNKDAHRFLCSAFEKAEVRKEYLCIVRGKFEYAVTCMLPLSARAQRGKYKINFKSGRKAVTSFYPVRIGEKSSLVKAELHTGRTHQVRIHLKALAHPLFQDFLYNEKIEDKRLTLYCSNISFKHPLRGVTMHFERPLSSFMQGISERYLNNSELKVKTFE
- the hemW gene encoding radical SAM family heme chaperone HemW: MRGLYIHIPFCKSKCKYCGFYSLSNYNGYISQYIDSLIKEASEIQTKNFDTLYIGGGTPSIIDPTMLGKLFSELFKIVKYKNTEFTFEVNPESFTFEQLQVLREYGLNRISLGAQSFDDYILQYLGRIHKKDDILKSYEMIKSFSDHIAINLDIIFDIPGISRQNTENSLHYLKKLQPEHISAYSFSTDTDYFKNIESKDSEEEYMLVKDTLSRNGYTQYEISNYSRQRYHSRHNLLYWDMNEYVGLGAAAHSMLYNENGCRIRYSNPADLNTYLSGTFSKEVNHISEEEMFKEDIIFGLRKSEGINLDFIAKKYDKNFSVFINEIQLLIDENLLTVNGDNICLSQKGSLLLDSVQQYIWEL
- a CDS encoding ABC transporter ATP-binding protein, whose protein sequence is MGNLKRLWVYFKPYKWLILLSVVASIFVAATSGATAYIVKPTLDKIFINENRTGLVLMPFIIVIIYFIRGIFRFIQTFSLKYIGQRVIQSLRNDLYVKIVKLPLKFFNENSTGILMSRITNDVNMMQSSIPAFVNIIRDSFTIVGLACVLVYQDYIMAVSAFVVLPFIGIIIVKVGKKAKKYTKKGQERMGDLNSALQETFTGVRVVKSFVAENKEVDKFEGHNERFAKYQIKKAFVSALSSPFLELIGALGLAVIIYYGGLKVINGVSTPGTFFSFMTALIMMYEPFKKINESNQKIQSAIGAADRVYEVLDTYNEILSKDGFMECNARNKKISFNNVFFKYSKNDEYVLKDINVEFPFCTTNALVGASGAGKSTFVNLIPRFYDVSEGSIKIGDVDIKDFKVYSLRKNIGIVSQDAFLFNDSVNNNIAYGTGDVSQQEIINAAKAAFAHEFITDLPEGYETIIGERGVRLSGGQKQRITIARAILMNPPILILDEATSALDTESEKIVQRALENLMQDRTSFVIAHRLSTVINADKIVVLDKGEIADTGKHSELLETSEIYKTLYRMQFKDNEV
- a CDS encoding glycosyltransferase family 4 protein; the encoded protein is MKVLHIDTGSEWRGGQRQALLLHEGLLENGVESYLSGNESGKLMKKCKKNCLPYTYKGEINPISVINLKKIIKYVKPDIVHSHDAHSLTPPLILKYLGFEYKLVHTRRVDFHIKNSLMSRWKYNNKNIDSLVAISDAVKNILISDGIKRPVEKIYSGLDRNFVVKFSDNKKNDLRRKLDINPGDFVIGSVGNFVPHKDFETLIRAFKLIYDEKKNVKLLLVGDGELLNDMKKLSEKLNISASVIFTGYAENVGELMNIMDLYAATSQEEGLNTSVIEAMMHGLPVVATKAGGLPELVKDNYNGYLCNVKDYKGVADKSVILLNNKEKMQRFSLNSLEISEEYGDKNMNEKYKNLYQKILSV
- a CDS encoding NAD(P)-dependent oxidoreductase, with protein sequence MIIGSGQIAKAFLPVDTEDVLIFASGVANSKCKDKNEFIREEKLLKKNLELSENKKFVYFSSCVLSAKDYPLNEYYLHKQNMESIIRTKSDNYYIIRLPQLIGNIFKEHNTLFNFLYHKIINEESFFIYKNGFRYVIEVSDVRLLTTQFIYKMPPRQVINFANPYRYSIFEIVNAFEKILNKKAYYKVIDKHDSYYLNLESMKELIKNFSIKVYFSKKYLEEKLKKKLI